Sequence from the Coriobacteriia bacterium genome:
TGAAGGTGACCCCGGCCACGGCACTCAAGCCCCTGTCGCTCTTGACCGCGAGATCACGGATGTCCAGGACCGTCTCGCCGCACTGCGAGGGCTCCTTGTCGATCCGCAGCACCACATCCCGGCCGACCATCAAGCGTGCGAGACCGATCTCATCGGTCTCGGAGGGACGGACCTCCCCGACCACGGCTCCATCACGCATTACGACGATGCGATCCGCGACGGCCATGACCTCCTCGAGCTTATGGGTGATGAAGACGACCGACAGCCCCTCGTCCACGAGCGATTGCACGACGGCGAACAACTCACGGACCTCCTGCGGTGTGAGGACCGCGGTCGGCTCATCGAGGATGAGGACCCGGGCTCCTTGATAGAGCGCCTTCAGGATCTCCACCCGCTGCTGCAGTCCGACCTCCAGATCGCTGATGCGAGCATCCGGGTCGATGCGCAGCCCGTAGCGCTCTGAGATCTCCGCCACCTTCTGGCGCGCCGCGTTCATATCGATGATGCCCAGACGCCCGGGCTCCCTGCCGAGCACGATGTTCTCTGTCACCGTGAGCGGCTCGACGAGCATGAAGTGTTGATGAACCATGCCGATGCCGAGATCGATCGCTTGCTTGGATGATCGGATCTTCACGGGGCGTCCGTCGACCAGTATCTCGCCGTGATCCGCCGACAGCAGGCCATAGACGACGTTCATCAGGGTGGACTTGCCGGCCCCGTTCTCACCCAGGAGCGCCACTATCTCCCGCTCTTCCAGTGTGAGCGAGACCCTGTCATTAGCCACCACACCCGGGAACACCTTCGTGACCTCGCGCAGTTCGAGAACCGGCATCAGTATTCCTCTCGAACGGACCTATCGAACACCCGGTACGCGGGAGGGGCGACCCGCTTTCGCCGGCCGCCCCTCGAGTGTAGCGCAGTGTGCGGGTGCTGGTGCACGCATCCGCACGACGCGTTCTAGAGCGCTTCCGGCACTGTCACCGTACCGTTGATGATGTCATCGCTGGCCTTTTCGACCGCGTCTTTGATCGACTGCGGGACCTTCGACTCGAAGTCGTGCCACGGGGCAAGGCCCACGCCGCCTTCCTTGAGACCGAAGACCTGCATCGTGCCACCCGGGAAATCGCCGTCGACCATCGCCTTGATGAGATCGAACACCACGATATCGATGTTCTTCATCATCGAGGTCAGCATCACGTCACCCGAGTTGGCGATCGTGTTGTACTGGTCGGCATCGACACCGATGAACAGCGCGCCCTTCTCCTGGCATGCGCGCACGGTGCCCTCACCGCAACCGCCCGCGGCGGCGTAGATGACGTCGGCTCCCTGGTCGATGAGCGAGAGGCCAAGTTCCTTGCCCTTCGCGACATCATCCCAGCTGCCGGTGTACAGCGCGACAACCTGAACGTCAGGATTGACGGACTTGGCGCCCGCCTCGAAGCCGGCCTGGAACTTGCGGATCAGCGGCACATCCATGCCGCCCACGAAACCTATGACGTTCTTGTCGTTCAGCCGGTCATCGAAGGTGTCCTTGGTCGCCAGCCCTGCCACAACACCGGCCAGGTAGCTGCCCTCGTTCTCTTTGAACCCAACGCCGACGACGTTCTCCGGCACCGGATCGAAGAACCCGTCGATGTTGATGAACATCGTGTCCGGATACTCCCCGCAGATCTTCGAGACGGTGTCTGTCAGCAGGAAACCGGTCGCCACGAGCGGAGAGTACCCTGCCAGCGCGAGTTCCTGGAGGTTGGGCTCGTAGTCGTTGATCGTTGCAGACTCGAGGACCCTGACCTCCACGCCGAGCTCTGACTCGGCCTTTTCGAATCCCTGCCACGTCAAGTCGTTGAACGACTTGTCGCCGAGGCCTGCGGTATCGGTGATCATCGCCGCCTTGACATCCGTCGCCGACTCCTCGGTCGTTTCCTCGGTGGTCTCCTCTTCGGGCTCCTCCTCGGTCGCACATGCGGGCACAAACGCCAGGACCAGCGACAGCGCCAGCAGCACGATGAGGACCTTGCTCAGCTTCTTGTTCACTCTGCGATCCGCCTCCCTATACAGAATCTGGGTACATCTCATACTTTTTACCCCCACTGCTCGTGGAGTAGCGCACTTTTCCTGACGGAATCTGACGTACTGACAGCGAGCGACAAGCGCAACCCTGCGTCTCAGCGAAGGCGAGCGCGAGGATGCGTGGTGAGGTACTCCTCGCGAACGTGCGCGCGATCGACGTGCGTGTACACCTGCGTGGTGCTGATGTCCGCATGTCCGAGCATCTCCTGCAGGGCGCGCAACTCGGCGCCGCCCTGAAGCATGTGAGTCGCGTACGAGTGACGGAGGGTGTGCGGATGGAGCTGCAGGCCGACCCGGCCACCATACGTCCGCACCAGCCCGAATACCGCCTGCCGTGTCAGACGGCCGCCACGGACGTTCAAGAAGACGGCCGACGGGTCCTGTCTCGAGGTGGACTTCTTCGCCCTCAGGTAGGGACGCCCGTGCGCGAGATACTCCTCCAGCGCACGCTTGGCCGCGCCAGCGACGGGCACAAGTCGCTCCTTGCCCCCCTTGCCCATCACCCGGATGAACCCGCCATCGAGGTCCAGGTCGAGCAGGTCGAGGCCGGTGAGTTCGCTCACCCGCAGACCGCATCCGTAGAGCGCCTCCAGGGCGGCACGATCACGGTAGCCGACCGGCCCGGACGGGAACGGCTGTGTGAGCAGCCTGTCCGCATCGTCGATCGAGATGACCTCCGGGAGGCGCGTCGGCACCTTCGGAAGTGCCAGATCCACCGTGGGATGGTTGTCGGTGAGGCCCTCCCTCACAAGGAAGGCGTGGAAGCTCTTGACCGCGGCGATCTTGCGCTCGACGGTGCTCGGCGCCATGCCCTTGTTCTGGAGCTCCGCCATGAACGACGTGACGTCATCGCGGGTGGCGCTCAGCGGTTCGGCCGACCGGCTCGCGAGATGCGCGAGGTACGTGCGGAGGTCGCCGCCGTAGGCGCTGATGGTGTGCTCGGACGCCCCGCGCTCGACCGTGAGGTAACCGAGGAAATCATCCAGAACTCGTTCGCTCATGGTGAAGATAGTAGCGCACTTTCGGAGCGAAAGGCGAAGATTTTGGGACAAGCGGCGCAATTTCGGGTGTCATAATCCTGCTATCATGGCCGCTGCGGAATCGGACGTCGAACGGTGCGTCAGGCGGTCGCCGTGTCAGCCGCGCACATGCCCGCGGCCACTGATGCGAAGAAGAACGCCGGGTCGTCCTCGGCGGTCCGTCCCATGGTGCGCGCCTCGACGCCTCGCATGTCGGGCAACGCGCCGACCTCCACGATCCGCCGTTCGTGTCGCGCCCAGATCCCCGCGGATTCGAGGGACTCGGCCACGGCGGCGTCCATCGGCTCGCCGAGAACCGGCATCGGTACGAGCACCGGAGCGAGCGCCACGGCGCCGAGCGCCGTCAGGGTCTGATGGCTCACCGGAACGTGCCGCGGACGCTTGTCGGCAAACGACAGGCGAAGCGCTGCGATCGGCACGCCACCAAGCGAGTGGGC
This genomic interval carries:
- a CDS encoding ABC transporter ATP-binding protein, with protein sequence MPVLELREVTKVFPGVVANDRVSLTLEEREIVALLGENGAGKSTLMNVVYGLLSADHGEILVDGRPVKIRSSKQAIDLGIGMVHQHFMLVEPLTVTENIVLGREPGRLGIIDMNAARQKVAEISERYGLRIDPDARISDLEVGLQQRVEILKALYQGARVLILDEPTAVLTPQEVRELFAVVQSLVDEGLSVVFITHKLEEVMAVADRIVVMRDGAVVGEVRPSETDEIGLARLMVGRDVVLRIDKEPSQCGETVLDIRDLAVKSDRGLSAVAGVTFTVCGGEIVAIAGVSGNGQTELVEALVGLRRPESGSITLKGKDITHASARSSIEVGVSHIPEDRHRRGLVLSFNLAENLVLGDHRVKPYATRGVMHPREITSMAKKRIADYDIRTPSEKVIASSLSGGNQQKVVVAREIGRNPELLVAAQPTRGLDVGAIEFVHRQIIAERTAGKAVLLISLELEEVLSLADRILVMYEGRIVKEFSADEADAETLGYHMTGGGGTKLEGAADVSPAGSGVGA
- a CDS encoding BMP family ABC transporter substrate-binding protein encodes the protein MNKKLSKVLIVLLALSLVLAFVPACATEEEPEEETTEETTEESATDVKAAMITDTAGLGDKSFNDLTWQGFEKAESELGVEVRVLESATINDYEPNLQELALAGYSPLVATGFLLTDTVSKICGEYPDTMFINIDGFFDPVPENVVGVGFKENEGSYLAGVVAGLATKDTFDDRLNDKNVIGFVGGMDVPLIRKFQAGFEAGAKSVNPDVQVVALYTGSWDDVAKGKELGLSLIDQGADVIYAAAGGCGEGTVRACQEKGALFIGVDADQYNTIANSGDVMLTSMMKNIDIVVFDLIKAMVDGDFPGGTMQVFGLKEGGVGLAPWHDFESKVPQSIKDAVEKASDDIINGTVTVPEAL
- a CDS encoding tyrosine recombinase — translated: MSERVLDDFLGYLTVERGASEHTISAYGGDLRTYLAHLASRSAEPLSATRDDVTSFMAELQNKGMAPSTVERKIAAVKSFHAFLVREGLTDNHPTVDLALPKVPTRLPEVISIDDADRLLTQPFPSGPVGYRDRAALEALYGCGLRVSELTGLDLLDLDLDGGFIRVMGKGGKERLVPVAGAAKRALEEYLAHGRPYLRAKKSTSRQDPSAVFLNVRGGRLTRQAVFGLVRTYGGRVGLQLHPHTLRHSYATHMLQGGAELRALQEMLGHADISTTQVYTHVDRAHVREEYLTTHPRARLR